A DNA window from Labrys wisconsinensis contains the following coding sequences:
- a CDS encoding formylmethanofuran dehydrogenase subunit A: MLTRIAGGRLVDPVSRREGIGDLWIAGDRIVAAPANAVPDREIDAAGCIVMAGAIDVHSHIAGGNVTLARLLLPELRAGEEAAAPDLPFGTARWSTFETGRLYARMGYTTVIEPALVPTAALATHLELEDIPLIDRGGLAVVGNDDQLLSLLRGRESPAAIRDYVALTLANARGLGLKVINAGGAAAFKENVRRFGLDDTVPSYGLTSRAILTALLDAAEAIGVPHPLHVHANNLGLPGAADTLLETFAAAEGRRIHLAHAQFYSYDRHEAGGFSSAAERVSAALADHPNVTLDVGQVVFGQTCTISLDILRQYAGHKSGRPRKWILVDGDAEGGGIVPYRYNRGNGVNALQFAIGLELFLRAPDPWRVLLTTDHPNGGPFTAYPRLIQLLMDKEERDRVLAGLPAMARERSGLASIEREYTLREVAIMTRAAPARLLGLADRGHLGPGARADIALYEDQPDRAAMFAAAKLVLKDGEIILRDGEPLGWRAGRTLTLQPPVDPAMARRADAYLADRFGTGLAGFAVPQAAFADRAVFEVEPCRT; this comes from the coding sequence ATGCTGACGCGCATCGCCGGCGGCCGCCTCGTCGACCCCGTGAGCAGGCGCGAGGGCATCGGCGACCTCTGGATCGCCGGCGACCGCATCGTGGCGGCGCCGGCGAACGCCGTGCCGGACCGCGAGATCGACGCTGCCGGCTGCATCGTCATGGCCGGCGCCATCGACGTGCATTCCCATATCGCCGGCGGCAACGTCACGCTTGCCCGCCTGCTCCTGCCCGAGCTCAGGGCCGGCGAGGAGGCCGCTGCGCCGGACCTGCCCTTCGGCACGGCGCGCTGGTCCACCTTCGAGACCGGCCGCCTCTATGCCCGCATGGGCTACACCACGGTGATCGAGCCGGCGCTCGTGCCGACGGCGGCGCTCGCCACCCATCTGGAGCTCGAGGACATCCCGCTGATCGACCGCGGCGGGCTCGCCGTCGTCGGCAACGACGACCAGCTGCTCTCCCTGCTGCGCGGGCGCGAGAGCCCCGCCGCCATCCGCGATTACGTCGCCCTCACCCTCGCCAACGCCCGCGGCCTCGGCCTCAAGGTGATCAATGCCGGCGGGGCCGCGGCGTTCAAGGAGAATGTCCGGCGCTTCGGCCTCGACGACACGGTGCCGAGCTACGGCCTGACCTCGCGCGCCATCCTCACCGCCCTGCTCGACGCGGCCGAGGCGATCGGCGTGCCGCACCCCCTGCACGTCCACGCCAACAATCTCGGCCTGCCCGGCGCCGCCGACACCCTGCTCGAGACCTTCGCGGCGGCGGAGGGACGGCGCATCCACCTCGCCCATGCCCAGTTCTATAGCTACGACCGGCACGAGGCCGGCGGCTTCTCCTCGGCGGCCGAACGGGTCTCGGCCGCCCTGGCCGACCATCCCAACGTCACGCTCGACGTCGGCCAGGTGGTGTTCGGCCAGACCTGCACCATCTCGCTCGACATCCTGCGCCAATATGCCGGCCACAAGTCCGGCCGCCCGCGCAAATGGATCCTGGTCGACGGCGATGCCGAGGGCGGCGGCATCGTCCCCTACCGCTACAACAGGGGGAACGGCGTCAACGCCCTGCAATTCGCCATCGGGCTGGAGCTGTTCCTGCGCGCGCCCGATCCCTGGCGGGTGCTGCTCACCACCGACCACCCCAATGGCGGGCCGTTCACCGCCTATCCCCGGCTGATCCAGCTCCTGATGGACAAGGAAGAGCGCGACCGCGTCCTCGCCGGCCTGCCGGCGATGGCGCGCGAGCGCTCCGGCCTCGCATCGATCGAGCGCGAATACACGCTTCGTGAGGTGGCGATCATGACCCGCGCCGCCCCGGCCCGGCTGCTCGGCCTCGCCGACCGCGGCCATCTCGGCCCCGGGGCGCGGGCCGACATCGCGCTCTACGAGGACCAGCCCGACCGCGCCGCCATGTTCGCCGCGGCCAAGCTGGTGCTCAAGGACGGCGAGATCATCCTGCGCGACGGCGAGCCGCTGGGCTGGCGGGCCGGGCGGACCCTGACGCTGCAGCCGCCGGTCGACCCGGCGATGGCGCGGCGGGCCGATGCCTATCTCGCCGACCGGTTCGGGACCGGGCTCGCCGGCTTCGCCGTGCCGCAGGCGGCCTTCGCGGACCGCGCCGTGTTCGAGGTCGAGCCATGCCGGACCTGA
- a CDS encoding formyltransferase has product MPAWIEGRSVSREEATAAAGRLLAGARHAIVGGLAGDVDAIRAACRLAFRLGASLDANGSEGLYAELSVLAGSGVMATTPSEARARADLVLAVGTVAARSPALAALAAGEPHRGDGSRRRRLIVVAEQPGPAAKSGRDLHVPPVAGSLAATLGLIRAIAGGRLAADGRSPELAELGAQLAGAAFGVAVYDPGELGDLAVDLLQGMVKELNVTTRFTTLSLAQAGRAALQVGAWTTGDGPRTGLARFYPEHDPWRFDAARLIAAGEADAGLWVGPLAPLPWPGRLPAAALLSGAAGGEAAIVIDVARPGEDAAGTLWDEERGTLAYRPALRPGTAPTAAAVLAAIEAALPPQVASC; this is encoded by the coding sequence ATGCCAGCCTGGATCGAGGGTCGATCGGTCAGCAGGGAGGAGGCGACCGCCGCGGCGGGGCGGCTGCTGGCCGGCGCGCGCCACGCCATTGTGGGCGGGCTGGCGGGGGATGTCGATGCGATCCGCGCCGCCTGCCGCCTCGCCTTCCGCCTCGGCGCCTCGCTCGACGCAAACGGTTCCGAGGGCCTCTATGCCGAGCTCTCCGTCCTCGCCGGCAGCGGCGTCATGGCGACGACGCCGTCGGAGGCGCGGGCTCGCGCCGACCTCGTCCTGGCGGTCGGCACCGTGGCGGCGCGCTCGCCCGCGCTGGCCGCGCTCGCCGCCGGCGAGCCGCACCGCGGCGACGGGAGCCGCCGGCGCCGGCTGATCGTGGTCGCGGAGCAGCCCGGGCCTGCGGCCAAAAGCGGCAGGGACCTGCACGTGCCGCCGGTCGCCGGCAGCCTTGCTGCGACTCTTGGCCTCATCCGCGCCATTGCCGGCGGGCGCCTCGCCGCCGACGGTCGTTCGCCGGAGCTGGCTGAGCTCGGGGCGCAGCTCGCCGGGGCAGCCTTCGGCGTCGCCGTCTACGATCCCGGCGAGCTCGGCGACCTCGCGGTCGACCTGCTGCAGGGCATGGTCAAGGAGCTCAACGTCACCACCCGCTTCACCACCCTGTCCCTGGCGCAGGCGGGCCGCGCCGCGCTGCAGGTCGGCGCCTGGACCACGGGCGACGGGCCGCGCACGGGCCTCGCCCGCTTCTATCCCGAGCACGACCCCTGGCGCTTCGATGCCGCGCGGCTGATCGCCGCCGGCGAGGCCGATGCCGGCCTGTGGGTCGGGCCGCTGGCACCGCTGCCCTGGCCGGGCCGGCTTCCCGCCGCCGCCCTGCTCAGCGGCGCGGCCGGCGGCGAGGCGGCGATCGTCATCGACGTGGCGAGGCCCGGCGAGGACGCCGCCGGCACGCTCTGGGACGAGGAGCGGGGGACGCTGGCCTACCGGCCGGCCCTCCGGCCGGGCACCGCGCCGACGGCCGCCGCCGTCCTCGCCGCGATCGAGGCCGCGCTGCCGCCGCAGGTGGCGTCATGCTGA
- the fhcD gene encoding formylmethanofuran--tetrahydromethanopterin N-formyltransferase: protein MPDLSLNGIALDDTFAEAFGMAATAVVVTADTARWAGIAAATMTGFATSVIGCGAEAGIDRPVAAAETPDGRPGVRVLLFGFDQKGLAGQLTRRLGQCVLTSPGSACYAGTEGRTRLKMGANLRYFADGHQVAKRLGGRRYWRLPVMDGEFVCEHDTGLVEGAVGGGNLLLLGRNQPGTLAVAEIAAEAARGVPDVILPFPGGIVRSGSKVGSRYKGVIASTNDAYCPSLKGRPGSALAPEVGAVLEIVIDGLSAGAVQASMRAALHAAVAAGPAHGLLRVTAGNYGGKLGKFHFHLRDLLR, encoded by the coding sequence ATGCCGGACCTGAGCCTCAACGGCATCGCCCTCGACGACACCTTCGCCGAGGCCTTCGGCATGGCGGCGACCGCCGTCGTCGTCACCGCCGACACGGCCCGCTGGGCCGGCATCGCCGCCGCGACCATGACGGGCTTTGCCACCTCGGTGATCGGCTGCGGCGCCGAGGCCGGGATCGACCGGCCCGTGGCGGCGGCCGAGACCCCGGACGGGCGGCCCGGCGTCCGGGTGCTGCTGTTCGGCTTCGACCAGAAGGGCCTCGCCGGCCAGCTCACCCGCCGGCTCGGCCAATGCGTGCTCACCAGCCCCGGCTCGGCCTGCTATGCCGGCACCGAGGGCCGGACGCGGCTGAAGATGGGCGCCAACCTGCGCTATTTCGCCGACGGCCACCAGGTCGCCAAGCGCCTCGGCGGCCGGCGCTACTGGCGCCTGCCGGTCATGGACGGCGAGTTCGTCTGCGAGCACGACACCGGCCTGGTCGAGGGGGCGGTCGGCGGCGGCAACCTCTTGCTGCTCGGCCGCAACCAGCCCGGCACGCTGGCCGTGGCCGAGATCGCCGCCGAGGCGGCCCGGGGCGTGCCCGACGTGATCCTGCCCTTTCCCGGCGGCATCGTCCGCTCCGGCTCCAAGGTCGGCTCGCGCTACAAGGGCGTGATCGCCTCCACCAACGACGCCTATTGCCCCAGCCTCAAGGGCCGGCCCGGCTCGGCGCTGGCGCCCGAGGTCGGCGCCGTGCTGGAGATCGTCATCGACGGCCTCTCGGCCGGCGCGGTGCAGGCCTCGATGCGCGCCGCCCTGCACGCCGCCGTCGCGGCCGGCCCCGCGCACGGGCTGCTGCGCGTCACCGCCGGCAATTACGGCGGCAAGCTCGGCAAGTTCCACTTCCACCTGCGGGACCTCCTCCGATGA
- a CDS encoding formylmethanofuran dehydrogenase subunit C produces MSALAFSLREAPPERLDLSPLTPGRLTGLTLPEIERLPVGTTRLGVRVGDVFTVTAGNAGDIRLLGGSARLDNVGRGLAAGRITVEGDVGQRLGFAMAGGEIVVTGAAGPFAASGARGGTVRIGGDADERAGGAVHGAMAGLDGATLIIGGRAGPRLGDRMRRGLILVRGAAGDHAGARMIAGTILAPAVGRHPGIGMRRGTILTSRHGGLLPTFVETGRHDLVFLRLLRRTLDALAPDFADLVPATVRRFAGDLATLGKGEILLPADA; encoded by the coding sequence ATGAGCGCGCTCGCCTTCTCGCTGCGCGAGGCCCCGCCCGAGCGCCTGGACCTGTCGCCGCTGACGCCCGGGCGCCTGACCGGGCTGACCCTGCCCGAGATCGAGCGCCTGCCCGTCGGCACGACGCGCCTCGGCGTCCGGGTCGGCGACGTCTTCACCGTGACGGCGGGCAATGCCGGCGACATCCGCCTCCTCGGCGGCTCCGCGCGGCTCGACAATGTCGGCCGCGGCCTCGCCGCTGGACGCATCACCGTCGAGGGCGACGTCGGCCAGCGGCTCGGCTTCGCCATGGCCGGCGGCGAGATCGTCGTCACCGGCGCGGCCGGCCCCTTCGCCGCCAGCGGCGCCCGCGGTGGCACGGTGCGGATCGGCGGCGACGCCGACGAGCGGGCCGGCGGGGCCGTGCACGGCGCCATGGCCGGGCTCGACGGCGCCACCCTGATCATCGGCGGCCGCGCCGGCCCGCGCCTCGGCGACCGCATGCGCCGCGGCCTGATCCTGGTCCGCGGCGCCGCCGGCGACCATGCCGGCGCGCGCATGATCGCCGGCACCATCCTCGCCCCCGCCGTCGGCCGCCATCCCGGCATCGGCATGCGGCGGGGCACGATCCTCACCAGCCGGCACGGCGGGCTGCTGCCGACCTTCGTCGAGACCGGCCGGCACGACCTCGTCTTCCTCAGGCTGCTGCGCCGGACGCTCGACGCCCTCGCCCCGGACTTCGCCGACCTGGTGCCGGCGACGGTGCGACGCTTCGCCGGCGACCTCGCCACCCTCGGCAAGGGCGAGATCCTCCTGCCCGCGGACGCTTGA